A genomic segment from Gilvibacter sp. SZ-19 encodes:
- a CDS encoding aminoacyl-histidine dipeptidase, with protein sequence MNETIRQLEPQAIWNHFADLNAVPRASKKEERVIAFMKDFGQRLGLETLEDEVGNVIIRKPASPGMEDRTPIVMQSHLDMVHQKNNDTNFDFDTQGIEMYVDGDWVRAKGTTLGADNGLGVATIMAVLAADDIAHPAIEGLFTIDEETGMTGAMGLKGGLLEGKILLNLDTEEDDEIGVGCAGGVDITATRTYKTENTDASFAGFRLSVTGLQGGHSGMDIHKGLGNANKLMNRLLYVMGDSVSVGSIDGGSLRNAIPRESSAIVALKSEDIDKVKGIFEAEKEAINNEFRLLEPELNISMEAVQAPTTVMENKGQQQLINALYSAHNGVYRMSPAIADLVETSNNIARVLVGDGKIHVGCLTRSSVESSKADLANALRANFENAGFEVALSGDYPGWAPNMDSPILNVMEGLYTELFDQKPNVAACHAGLECGILGQNYPGMDMISFGPTIKGAHSPDERASISSVKKYWKYVQETLKRIPKEA encoded by the coding sequence ATGAACGAGACCATAAGACAACTCGAACCCCAAGCAATTTGGAATCATTTCGCAGACTTGAACGCTGTGCCACGCGCCTCTAAGAAAGAAGAACGCGTTATCGCTTTTATGAAAGATTTTGGGCAGCGATTGGGCCTGGAGACCTTAGAGGATGAGGTAGGAAATGTGATCATTCGCAAACCAGCTAGTCCTGGAATGGAAGATCGCACACCTATAGTTATGCAGTCGCATTTAGATATGGTGCATCAAAAGAACAATGACACCAACTTCGATTTCGACACCCAAGGGATTGAAATGTATGTCGATGGGGATTGGGTCCGTGCCAAGGGTACGACCTTAGGTGCCGATAACGGCTTAGGAGTTGCCACTATTATGGCTGTTTTAGCTGCGGATGATATTGCGCATCCGGCAATCGAAGGGCTGTTTACCATAGACGAAGAAACGGGTATGACTGGGGCCATGGGCTTAAAAGGAGGATTGCTAGAAGGTAAGATCTTGCTCAATCTCGATACCGAAGAAGATGACGAGATAGGCGTTGGCTGCGCCGGAGGGGTAGATATTACCGCCACCCGAACTTATAAGACCGAGAATACAGACGCAAGTTTTGCCGGATTCCGCCTAAGTGTTACTGGTTTACAAGGTGGTCATAGTGGCATGGACATTCACAAAGGTTTAGGAAATGCCAATAAGCTGATGAATCGCTTGCTATATGTTATGGGTGATTCAGTTAGCGTAGGAAGTATAGATGGCGGAAGTCTTAGAAACGCTATTCCTAGAGAAAGCAGTGCTATAGTCGCTTTAAAATCCGAAGACATAGATAAGGTCAAGGGAATTTTCGAGGCAGAGAAAGAGGCCATAAATAATGAATTCAGATTGTTAGAACCAGAATTGAACATCAGTATGGAAGCTGTTCAGGCTCCTACCACTGTTATGGAAAATAAGGGGCAGCAGCAACTCATAAATGCTTTGTATAGTGCACACAACGGTGTTTATAGAATGAGTCCTGCTATTGCAGATCTGGTAGAGACATCGAATAATATTGCACGCGTATTGGTGGGCGACGGAAAGATCCATGTGGGCTGTTTGACCCGCTCTTCCGTGGAGTCTTCTAAGGCCGATCTGGCCAACGCCTTACGTGCCAATTTTGAGAATGCGGGATTTGAAGTTGCTCTCTCTGGAGACTATCCGGGTTGGGCGCCAAATATGGATAGTCCAATTCTCAATGTTATGGAAGGCCTGTATACAGAATTGTTTGACCAAAAGCCTAATGTAGCTGCTTGTCACGCAGGTCTTGAATGCGGAATACTTGGGCAGAACTATCCAGGCATGGACATGATCTCCTTTGGACCAACAATAAAAGGAGCGCATTCTCCCGATGAGCGGGCCAGTATCTCATCGGTTAAAAAGTATTGGAAGTACGTACAGGAAACGCTGAAACGAATTCCTAAAGAAGCATAA